The window AAGTTTTTCTCTACGGAATTTAAAACCGCAGATAATAAATTAGAATCCCCGCTTGAATAAGAGATCTTTTCTCCAGGAACATGAGAAAACTTTAATTTAGAAATATAGTCCGCTATATCCTTGTTTTCTTCCCCGTATAATATTTTTAGAATATCGGAATTGACAGGCGCCCATTCATATCTTTCTTTCCAGTCGATCCCGGATGCGAAGAAAAGCAGATGTTTTACTTTTAGTTCTTCCGAATTTGAAACACTATATTTTGGAAGATAAGACCGAACAGGTTTTTCTAAATCCAATTTTCCGAGAGCCACTGCTTGTCCGACCGCTCCATTCAATAAGAATTTGCTAATAGACCAGGTCGGGTGTAATGTTATTGGTCCGAATCCGGAAGAGTAGGCTTCTAATATCGTTTTTCCATCTTGGATCACTAAAATTGCATTTGTGCGTATCTTAGAGCTGCTTGTTTGGAATTGGCCTTCTGTTGCCCATTTAGATAAAGAAATGATCTCTTCTTTTTCGGCAAAGTGGACCGTATAAGCGGAGTATCGGAAATCCACTTTGGAGCAGACGCCAAAGAATAAAAGAAGAAGTAACCAGACTTTTTTTAAATATATTCCCATCGAAATCTCGGATAGAAATGGGAAAGATCCGAATTATAAAATATTCCAAAATATCCGAATTGAATATGAAATTTTAAATACAAAGTGGAATTTCCCGCGGCAGCGATGCGCAGATCTTTAGTCCGGGACGCGGAAAGCGTCACGGATGAGCGCGAATGCGCGAAATCGGAGCAGCGCGACCCGAGCGATAGCGAGTGGTGCCGACCAAAACGAACCTTCCGTTTATGGCGTGTTGGAACTCCTACACCGAGTGGGAATTCCAACAAGTATCATTTTGTAGGAATTCCTACATAAAAAATTACATTAAATATCTCTTGCCCAAATTATCTCTTTTCTCCGTGTCTGCACCGCTGGAGATCAAAAGTTCCGAAATTTCGGCTAATCCATCGTAACTATAAGAAATATGTAATGGAGTCACACCTTTCGGATCCGCAACATTCGGGTCCGCTCCATGTTCCAACAAGATCTGAACGGGTTTGATCTTCCCGTTTTCGACGGCTTTATGAATAGGAAAGATCCCGTTTCTATCCGGAAGGTTCGGATCCAGACCTGCATTCAGCAAAGTTTCCAAATAAAAAGGATCTTGGATCTCGGAAGCACAAAAACCGAGAAGACCTTTCGTACATTCTTTCAACTCACCTTTATTCGGGATCAGATCCAAAATTTTTCTAAAACCTTGTTTGTCTCCGTTCTGGATCTTGGAAAATAATTCCCTTCCCCTTTGTAACGTCTTTCGATCCTGAATCCAATTTTTAATCCAATCTAGCATGTTATTTCCCAATCTATATTTAGAAAATAGACTGTTTGGATCCGGATTTTGATCTTAGCTTTACGGAGAATCCAAAAAATCTTGGACCAAAGCGGAAGTCAATTCAGGATATCTATCCTTTCCCTGGGACATGATCGCTTCTCCTAAATAATCCCCATGTCCTCCAGGCAAAATCAAAAGTCTTGCTTTCGGGATCATTCGGACCATCTCGACCGCGTGTTCCAATTTCGGAACATCTCTATCTCCAAGCAGGATCAAGGTTGGAATTCCAACAGTTCTAATTTCTTTATCGCTAAGATCTTTGAAGCTGCGCATTCTAGCAGCATCTTTCTCATACATTGTATGCAATTTTTGGGGATCCGGATTTACTTTTAAAAAAGCATCCTTAAGTGCCTGAGGCATATTTTCAAAAGTAGCATTCTTCATAAAATTCCAAAACATAGGATAAGCGCCTTCCCTCTTTGTTATAGA of the Leptospira dzoumogneensis genome contains:
- a CDS encoding ankyrin repeat domain-containing protein, whose product is MLDWIKNWIQDRKTLQRGRELFSKIQNGDKQGFRKILDLIPNKGELKECTKGLLGFCASEIQDPFYLETLLNAGLDPNLPDRNGIFPIHKAVENGKIKPVQILLEHGADPNVADPKGVTPLHISYSYDGLAEISELLISSGADTEKRDNLGKRYLM
- a CDS encoding serine hydrolase domain-containing protein, whose product is MGIYLKKVWLLLLLFFGVCSKVDFRYSAYTVHFAEKEEIISLSKWATEGQFQTSSSKIRTNAILVIQDGKTILEAYSSGFGPITLHPTWSISKFLLNGAVGQAVALGKLDLEKPVRSYLPKYSVSNSEELKVKHLLFFASGIDWKERYEWAPVNSDILKILYGEENKDIADYISKLKFSHVPGEKISYSSGDSNLLSAVLNSVEKNFPEVYFKRIGIGSYIWERDGKGVPVASSYVYLSARDLAKIGLLYSGEISGKPSGIFSKDWIPKTFRIYDLKSKRPWYLDTLRIPSMGGHVYLNRFSPDSEELYYPELSTDSFFASGHWGQYMVVDPEKKLVVVRLGNDRGARFPMREFLDRLLPIINEKDQGKFP